Sequence from the Malaciobacter pacificus genome:
AGAAGATTATGTACATTTATATAAAACATATAATTTACCCTTTGACTCAATTCTACTTTTAGCATCAACTTTTTTACATAAAGGTGATTATAATAAAGCGATTAATGTTTATCTTACATTACTTGAACACGTAAATGACAGGGTAAAAAAAGAGGAACTTCTAGAACATTTAGGAATTACATATTTCAAAGGTGGATTTCTTCAAAGATCTAAAGATATTTTTTTAAGAATATTAAAATTTTCTCCTAGAAATAAAAAAGCATTAAATCATTTACTAATAATTTATGAAAAATTAAAAGAGTTTGATAAAGCAAAAGAGGTTGTAACTTGCCTAGAAGAGTTAGAAATAGATAAATCAAAAGATATTATATATTTAAAAGCATTAACAATAATTAATGACCCAATAATGTCATATGAAAAAAAATCGGATAGACTTTTTGAAATATACAAAGAAGATACTATTATTGAAAGAATAGTTATATCTTTTTTACTACAATTCAATAAACAATTTTTTTGGGAAAATGTAGAAAAATTTGATTGTGAAAAAGTTATAGATTTGATGTGGTATTTAAATTTTGATGATATTAACTTTGATAAAGTTATTAAAAATGATTTTCTTGTTGAATTGTATAATGCAAAAGGATATTTAAAAACAAAAGATCATAGTAATGATTTTGATTTAGATATATTAATCTTAATAAATAAACATGAACACAAAATTGATGCCTCATTAGACTTTGAATTTATTTGTACATCATGTAAACATTCACATCCAGTTTTTGACACAAGATGCCCACACTGTCACTCTATTTTATCATTTGATGTAAAACATCATTTAAGCAAAGGATATTATGAAGCAAATCAATCTTTACAGTGATGGTTCTTCACTAGGAAATCCAGGACCAGGTGGTTGGGGAACAATCTTAGAGTACAAAGGGAAAGAGAAAGAGCTAAGTGGTGGTCAAGATAACACTACAAATAATCAAATGGAATTAAAAGGTGTTATTGAAGGACTAAAAGCATTAAAAGAACCATGCAATGTTCATGTTATATCTGATTCATCTTATGTAGTAAAAGCTATCAATGAATGGCTAGTTGGGTGGGTAAGAAATAACTGGCGAAATGCTAGTAAAAAACCTGTAAAAAATGTAGAACTATGGCAAGAATATCTTGAAGTTTCTAAGCCACATAATGTAACAGCGACATGGGTAAAAGGTCATGATGGACATGAGCATAATGAAAGATGTGATATACTTGCAAGAACATTTGCGGAAAATTTAAAAAAGGAGAAAAATAATGAGTGATTATTCACAATTAGAGAGGTGTTTGGGTTATCAGTTTAAAGAAAAAAATCTGATAATCGAAGCACTTACGCACAAAAGCTTTAAAAAGCCATATAATAATGAAAGATTAGAGTTTTTAGGAGATGCTGTTTTAAACTTAATAGTTGGAGAATATCTTTATAAAAAGTTTCCAAAATCTAATGAAGGTGAATTATCTAAAATAAGAGCTAGTTTAGTAAATGAAACAGGATTTACTAAACTTGCAAAAGAGATAAACCTAGGAGATTATATCTATATTTCTAGTGCTGAAGAGAGAAATAAAGGACGAACAAAAGCTTCAATACTTTCTGATGCTTTTGAAGCTATTATGGGAGCAATTTATTTAGAGTCAGGACTTGAAGTATTAAAGCCAATAATATTAAAACTACTTGAAGAATCTTATGACAAAATCAATTTGGATGTATTATTTAGTGATTATAAAACTGCTCTTCAAGAGATAACTCAAGCAAAATTTGCTTCAATTCCAGAGTATAGAATTGAGGGTTCATATGGACCTGATCATAAAAAAGAGTTTGAAGTTTCAATTTGGATTGATGGACAAACTTATGGAACAGCAAAAGGAAAAAGTAAGAAATTAGCACAACAAGCAGTAGCAAAAATAGCTATTGATATATTAAAAGGTGAAGAGAAATAATGAATACATTTGGACATAGATTTAGATTTACAACTTTTGGAGAATCTCACGGTAAAGCCCTTGGTTGTATTGTCGATGGAGTACCTGCTGGAATTAAAATTGATGAAGAGTTTATTCAAAATGAAATGGATAGAAGAAAACCTGGAAAAAATAAATATGCAACAGCAAGAAAAGAAGGTGATGTAGTTGAAATACTTTCAGGAGTTTTTGAAGGCTTCACTACTGGTACTTCTATTGCTATGGTAATTTTCAATGAAAACCAAAAATCAAAAGATTATTCAAATATAAAAGATCTTTTCAGACCCGGACATGCTGATTTTACATACTTTAATAAATATGGAATTAGAGACTATAGAGGTGGTGGAAGAAGTAGTGCTAGAGAAACAGCAGCTAGAGTAGCAGCTGGAGCAATTGCAAAACTAATGTTAAAAGAACTTGGAGTTAAAATTCAAAGTGGTATTTGTGAAATTGATGGAATTAGTGCAGAAGAGTTTGATTTTTCAAATGTAGCAGGTTCAGAAATTTTTGCCTTAGATAAAAATGTAGAGCAAGCTCAAAAAGATGCAATAATGGCTGCAAAAAACAAACACAATAGTGTTGGTGGTGTTGCACTAATCAATGTATCAAATGTTCCAGTAGGTCTTGGTGAACCACTTTATCATAAACTTGATTCTCAAATTGCAAATGCAATGGTTAGTATCAATGCAGTAAAAGCCATAGAGATTGGTGATGGAATCCTAGCTTCAAAAGTTAAAGGATATGATAATAATGACCAAATAAGAGCTAATGGATTTAAATCTAACCACAGTGGTGGAATGCTTGGTGGTATTTCAAATGGTGAAGATATTAATGTAAAAGTATACTTTAAAGCAACTCCATCAATTTTTATAAAACAAGAGACAATAGATATTTATAATCATGAAGTTGATTGTGAATTAAAAGGTAGGCATGACCCTTGTGTTGCCGTTAGAGGAAGTGTAGTAGCTGAATCTATGATGAGTTTAGTATTAGCTGATATGGTTTTACTAAACATGTCTTCAAAAATAGAAAATGTTAAAAAAGTATATAACTAAAATAATATTACTTTTTCTTTGTAAAGGCACTATTGCCTTTGCAACTTCTAATATACAAAAACTAAAAATTGCATATCCTAATCATATAAAAGAGATAGCTGAAAATAAAATCATCTTTCATGATAATAGTGCTTTATTATTTGATGACAAAAAAGAAAAAAACTTTTTTAAAAAGTTAATTAATCCTTCTTTAAAAGATCAAATGAGCATTAAATATACATCTGTTTTAGAAAATGAAAACTACATACCAAAAAAAAATGAAGACCCAGGAAGAATAAGAAATTATCAATTTTTCAAAAAAATATATGGTGCAACCCAAAAAGAAATAAAACAAAACCTCATAAAAATAAAATGGATGCCACAAACTATAAATAAAACTTTATATGTTACTACAGTTAATAATATACATGAAAAACTTAAAAAAGTCTCTAATGAACTTGATAAATTAAGTCCTGAATTAAAACAATTTGTTAATAATCCTGCTGGTACATATAAACACAGAGAAATAGCAGGGACTAATAGATTAAGTATGCATAGTTATGGAATTGCAATAGATATTAATGTTAATAAATCGCACTACTGGAAATGGGATAAAAAAAAGAATAAATTCAAACATAAAAACTTGATTCCATTAAAAATTGTAAAAATTTTTGAAAAAGAAGGTTTTATTTGGGGAGGTAGATGGTTTCACTATGATACTATGCATTTTGAATACAGACCAGAACTTTTAATTAATTAATAGTTATTTAATCTTTTTTAATTATAATTTCAAGCATAAAGCAACTCTTTGGTCAAGGGTTGCTTTTTTTATACTTACTTCTTTGGCATTTGTGCTAAATAGTCTTTATACTTAAGTTTATCTAGCTTTTCAATTTTTTCATTTACTTCATCTAGCATTTCTTTTTTATAAGCACTTACTTTCTTTCTAACTTCTTTTGACTTAACGCCAATCATTTGTGCTGCTAAAATACCTGCATTTTTTGCTCCATTAACTGCAACAGTAGCAACAGGAACTCCACCAGGCATTTGAACAATTGATAATAAAGAATCCATTCCTTCTAAGCTAGAACCTTTTACAGGAACACCTACAACAGGTAGTGCAGTCATAGAAGCAACCATACCAGGTAAATGTGCTGCACCACCAGCACCAGCTATAATAACTCTTAATCCTCTTTTTTCTGCTTTTGTAGCATAATTTACTAACCTTTGAGGAGTTCTGTGTGCTGAAACAACTGTAACTTCATAAGAAATACCAAATTTTTCACACATTTGTGCTGCTGCACTCATAACTGGAAGATCTGAATCAGACCCCATAATAATTCCAACTAATGGTTTACTCATACTTCTTTGCTCCCTTTTATTTTTAAGATTTGTTTTGCTTTATTCGCTTTATTTAATGCCTCATTAATATCATCATCTAATACAGTAACATGTCCCATTTTTCTAAATGGTTTCGTAAATGATTTTCCATAAAAATGGAATGATAATTCAGGAATCTCTAAAGCATCATGAATTCCTTCAATAAATGGTTCACCTTCGTACCCTACTTCACCTAATAAGTTTATCATAACTGCTGGTGAAATTAATTTAGTTGAACCAAGTGGTAAGTTTGTTACTGCTCTAATGATTTGTTCAAATTGAGATGTTGCACATGCCTCTACTGTATAGTGTCCTGAGTTATGTGGTCTTGGAGCAATTTCATTAACTTGAACTTCTCCTGATTTTGTAAGAAATAATTCAACACCAAAGATTCCAACACCATCTAAAGCTTGAATAGCTTTTATAGATACTTCAATTGACTTCTCTTCAATCTCCTTAGAAATGTTTGCAGGGGCCATAACTGAATCACAGATGTTTACTCTTTCATCAAATAGCATTTCAACTACAGGGTAACATTTAATTTCACCTTCAATATTTCTAGCTACTATTATTGCAAGTTCTTTATCTATATCAACCATTTCTTCTATAAAAGATTCAGCTTGTATCGCTTTTGTATTTGCATCTTCTTGACTTTTTAGTACTTGAACACCTTGTCCATCATATCCACCAAGTTTACTCTTTTGAACAACAGGGAAGCCAAAAGAAGCTAAGTCTTCAGGAGTTTTTACATCTTTATAAGCTGGAACAGGTATACCTTTTTCATCTAAAAGTTTCTTTTGTTCATATTTATTTTGTATTAGTTCCATCACATAAGGAGAAGGAGCTATACTGTGTCCATTATCAAATAACTCTTTTAAAATAGTTGTATCAACATGTTCTAATTCAAAGGTAGTAACATCGCTTTCTTGTACTAACTGCTCAAGTTTTTCTTTATCATAAAAACCACCTATTATATGTTTATCTGAAACTTGCGCTGCTGGACAATTAAATGTTGGGTCAAGTATAGTTACATGGAAACCCATTTTTTTTGCTTTTTGAGACATAATTTTACCAAGCTGTCCCCCACCAATAATTCCTAGTTTTAAATTAGAATAATTAAAATCTTTGTTCATTTATCAACTCTTTTAAATTTAAATTTTTATTGCAATAACATTACATCAGTAATAATACACTTGCCACCATGTCTTTTTATAAAGCTTCTAACATCTTCAATCATATTTTTAAACTTTTCATCTTCACAAACTGTAAAAATATAACTATTACTTCCAACATCAGTAACTTCATCGGCAGTTTTTAAGCCATGACCACCACAACCTTCAATGTCCCTAATAATTGTGTAGCCAGTAATCTCTTTTTTTGCAAAAAGGTCTAATACCCTTTTTATATAGATTGATTCTACAATTATTTCAATTTTTTTCATACCTTTCATATTATCCCCACAAATGATTAATTAAAAAATAGTAAAGCGGTATCCCAAGTGAAATATTAAATGGGAAAGTAATGGCTAAACTTAATGGCAAATAAATACCTGGATTAGCTTCTGGAACTGATAATCTCATAGCTGCAGGTACAGCTATATAAGAAGCACTACCACTTAATAATGCTAACAAGAAGGCATCACCTTTTGATAATTCAAAATAATAACCTAACGACATTGCTATAAGGGCATTAAAGATTGGCATAATAATTGCAAAACCAATTAGAAAAAATCCAAGTTTCTTTAACTCATAAATTCTTTTTGCAGCAACTAATCCCATATCTAATAAAAAGAATGCTAAAAATCCTTTAAATAATACTCCAAAAAGAGGTTCCATTGAAGTCCAACCTTTTTCTCCAGTTACAACTCCAATAAACAATGCTCCCATTAGTAAAAAAACAGATGGATTTAAAAAAGCTTCTTTAAAAATTTCTTTTAAACTTGTGTTTGAGTTATCTTTTGTATCATCTTTTTTATTTAACATTGCTGCAAAAATAAGACCTATAACAATTGCTGGAGATTCCATTAATGTCATAGCTGCAACCATATAACCACCATATTCAACTCCAATTGTTTGAAGATATGTTATACCTGTTATAAATGTAACTGCACTAATAGAACCGTATGTTGCAGCTAAAGCGACACTATTGTAAGAGTCTAATTTTGTTTTTAATATAAAAAAACTATAAATAGGTACTATTATAGCCATAAGTATGGCTAAACCAAGTGCTTTAAAAACGTCAAAATCTATACCACTTTTAGATAATTCATAACCACCATGTAAACCTATTGCAATTAAAAGATATAAAGAAAAAAACTTAGGTAGGGGCTGAGGAATAGAAAGGTCTGATTTTAAAAAAACAGCTAACATCCCTAAAAAGAAAAATAAAATAGGTGGATTTAAAATATTTTGTAAAATCAAATCAATATTCATAATATTTATCACTCTTGTTTAAAAATTTGAAGATTGTACCTAATTTTTGATAAACAGCCCATTAGGCTATACATATTGACTATAAATCTACTTCAATTCATGTTTTAATTCTTCTAGTTTTGCTATTCTATCTTCTGTTGTAGGATGAGTTCTAAATAATCCGCTTAAGTTTGATTTTAATCCCGAAAAAGGATTTACAATAAACATATGAGCAGTCTGCTCTGTTGCATTATGAATTTGTCTTCCACTTTTTGCATATCTGTCAAGTTTTGCTAAAGCAGATTGTAAGCCTGAAGGATTACCAGTCATCCTAGCTGCACCTTCATCTGCCATAAATTCTCTATTTCTACTCACTGTCATTTGTATTATTGATGCAGCAAGCGGTAAAATAATAGCCATAATAATCATAATTATTGGATTTGAACTCTGTCTATTATTTCCAAACATTGCACCAAATTGCATCATATTTGCAATCATTGCAATAGCTCCTGCAAAAACTGCAGCAATTGTTCCTATTAATATATCATAATGTTTAATGTGTGATAACTCATGAGCAATTACACCTTCAAGCTCTT
This genomic interval carries:
- a CDS encoding tetratricopeptide repeat protein produces the protein MDNIALEYRDPLFGVIILFTLIFLISFFTYSYGLYKERLARKEYRKLYKRFELGKLKEEDYVHLYKTYNLPFDSILLLASTFLHKGDYNKAINVYLTLLEHVNDRVKKEELLEHLGITYFKGGFLQRSKDIFLRILKFSPRNKKALNHLLIIYEKLKEFDKAKEVVTCLEELEIDKSKDIIYLKALTIINDPIMSYEKKSDRLFEIYKEDTIIERIVISFLLQFNKQFFWENVEKFDCEKVIDLMWYLNFDDINFDKVIKNDFLVELYNAKGYLKTKDHSNDFDLDILILINKHEHKIDASLDFEFICTSCKHSHPVFDTRCPHCHSILSFDVKHHLSKGYYEANQSLQ
- the rnhA gene encoding ribonuclease HI — translated: MKQINLYSDGSSLGNPGPGGWGTILEYKGKEKELSGGQDNTTNNQMELKGVIEGLKALKEPCNVHVISDSSYVVKAINEWLVGWVRNNWRNASKKPVKNVELWQEYLEVSKPHNVTATWVKGHDGHEHNERCDILARTFAENLKKEKNNE
- the rnc gene encoding ribonuclease III; this encodes MSDYSQLERCLGYQFKEKNLIIEALTHKSFKKPYNNERLEFLGDAVLNLIVGEYLYKKFPKSNEGELSKIRASLVNETGFTKLAKEINLGDYIYISSAEERNKGRTKASILSDAFEAIMGAIYLESGLEVLKPIILKLLEESYDKINLDVLFSDYKTALQEITQAKFASIPEYRIEGSYGPDHKKEFEVSIWIDGQTYGTAKGKSKKLAQQAVAKIAIDILKGEEK
- the aroC gene encoding chorismate synthase; translated protein: MNTFGHRFRFTTFGESHGKALGCIVDGVPAGIKIDEEFIQNEMDRRKPGKNKYATARKEGDVVEILSGVFEGFTTGTSIAMVIFNENQKSKDYSNIKDLFRPGHADFTYFNKYGIRDYRGGGRSSARETAARVAAGAIAKLMLKELGVKIQSGICEIDGISAEEFDFSNVAGSEIFALDKNVEQAQKDAIMAAKNKHNSVGGVALINVSNVPVGLGEPLYHKLDSQIANAMVSINAVKAIEIGDGILASKVKGYDNNDQIRANGFKSNHSGGMLGGISNGEDINVKVYFKATPSIFIKQETIDIYNHEVDCELKGRHDPCVAVRGSVVAESMMSLVLADMVLLNMSSKIENVKKVYN
- a CDS encoding M15 family metallopeptidase, whose amino-acid sequence is MLKKYITKIILLFLCKGTIAFATSNIQKLKIAYPNHIKEIAENKIIFHDNSALLFDDKKEKNFFKKLINPSLKDQMSIKYTSVLENENYIPKKNEDPGRIRNYQFFKKIYGATQKEIKQNLIKIKWMPQTINKTLYVTTVNNIHEKLKKVSNELDKLSPELKQFVNNPAGTYKHREIAGTNRLSMHSYGIAIDINVNKSHYWKWDKKKNKFKHKNLIPLKIVKIFEKEGFIWGGRWFHYDTMHFEYRPELLIN
- the purE gene encoding 5-(carboxyamino)imidazole ribonucleotide mutase: MSKPLVGIIMGSDSDLPVMSAAAQMCEKFGISYEVTVVSAHRTPQRLVNYATKAEKRGLRVIIAGAGGAAHLPGMVASMTALPVVGVPVKGSSLEGMDSLLSIVQMPGGVPVATVAVNGAKNAGILAAQMIGVKSKEVRKKVSAYKKEMLDEVNEKIEKLDKLKYKDYLAQMPKK
- a CDS encoding 5-(carboxyamino)imidazole ribonucleotide synthase, producing the protein MNKDFNYSNLKLGIIGGGQLGKIMSQKAKKMGFHVTILDPTFNCPAAQVSDKHIIGGFYDKEKLEQLVQESDVTTFELEHVDTTILKELFDNGHSIAPSPYVMELIQNKYEQKKLLDEKGIPVPAYKDVKTPEDLASFGFPVVQKSKLGGYDGQGVQVLKSQEDANTKAIQAESFIEEMVDIDKELAIIVARNIEGEIKCYPVVEMLFDERVNICDSVMAPANISKEIEEKSIEVSIKAIQALDGVGIFGVELFLTKSGEVQVNEIAPRPHNSGHYTVEACATSQFEQIIRAVTNLPLGSTKLISPAVMINLLGEVGYEGEPFIEGIHDALEIPELSFHFYGKSFTKPFRKMGHVTVLDDDINEALNKANKAKQILKIKGSKEV
- a CDS encoding P-II family nitrogen regulator, whose product is MKGMKKIEIIVESIYIKRVLDLFAKKEITGYTIIRDIEGCGGHGLKTADEVTDVGSNSYIFTVCEDEKFKNMIEDVRSFIKRHGGKCIITDVMLLQ
- a CDS encoding sodium-dependent bicarbonate transport family permease, with product MNIDLILQNILNPPILFFFLGMLAVFLKSDLSIPQPLPKFFSLYLLIAIGLHGGYELSKSGIDFDVFKALGLAILMAIIVPIYSFFILKTKLDSYNSVALAATYGSISAVTFITGITYLQTIGVEYGGYMVAAMTLMESPAIVIGLIFAAMLNKKDDTKDNSNTSLKEIFKEAFLNPSVFLLMGALFIGVVTGEKGWTSMEPLFGVLFKGFLAFFLLDMGLVAAKRIYELKKLGFFLIGFAIIMPIFNALIAMSLGYYFELSKGDAFLLALLSGSASYIAVPAAMRLSVPEANPGIYLPLSLAITFPFNISLGIPLYYFLINHLWG
- the htpX gene encoding zinc metalloprotease HtpX, encoding MEQVKTVFLLATLTVLFVFVGYSFAGTSGMLIAFLIAAGMNFYAYYYSDKQVLKHYNATPIEDRRHPVYKITEKLTLKAGLPMPKVYLIPDHTPNAFATGRNHENAAVAVTMGLYEMLNEEELEGVIAHELSHIKHYDILIGTIAAVFAGAIAMIANMMQFGAMFGNNRQSSNPIIMIIMAIILPLAASIIQMTVSRNREFMADEGAARMTGNPSGLQSALAKLDRYAKSGRQIHNATEQTAHMFIVNPFSGLKSNLSGLFRTHPTTEDRIAKLEELKHELK